In one window of Candidatus Poribacteria bacterium DNA:
- a CDS encoding PD40 domain-containing protein produces MKLTLIFCILSLMLLCARVCSIFAKAPTTPKILFTSTRDGNREVYSMNPDGSEQVNLTQHPAEDLEAVWSPTGEQILFVSNRRDLRPRGNRDLYLMDPDGSNVRHVFKRKIEAWRENPTWSPDGKQFAYSSIDWGRLEFACHIAPLGEQESEFLVDGSFPAWSPDGTEIACTVVGRLTLINVRTGAQKQLLPKNVESFQRDPSWSAVGDKLAFAWNKHPLPPPNAEKRVHDVWQDKTTIYIINRDGTDLQQLVEEAGPYAQSPALSPDGKEVLYTREIKGHFQIFKLDLNSGIRTQLTHILGWNTGGDWFDPAYALPVSPQPQLLTTTWGTLKRE; encoded by the coding sequence ATGAAACTTACACTCATTTTTTGTATTCTCAGTCTGATGCTGTTGTGTGCAAGGGTTTGTTCGATTTTCGCGAAAGCCCCGACGACCCCCAAAATTCTGTTTACCTCCACACGGGACGGTAATCGCGAAGTCTACAGTATGAATCCAGATGGCAGCGAACAGGTAAACTTAACACAACATCCCGCAGAAGATCTTGAAGCCGTTTGGTCTCCGACCGGTGAGCAGATTCTTTTCGTCTCCAATCGCAGGGACCTGCGTCCCAGGGGTAATCGAGACCTGTATCTGATGGACCCTGATGGATCCAACGTCCGACACGTCTTCAAAAGAAAAATAGAAGCTTGGAGAGAAAATCCAACTTGGTCTCCCGATGGCAAACAGTTCGCTTATTCATCTATAGATTGGGGGCGTTTAGAGTTCGCTTGCCACATTGCGCCCCTTGGAGAACAAGAATCGGAATTCCTTGTGGATGGCTCTTTTCCAGCATGGTCGCCGGATGGCACGGAAATCGCCTGTACTGTAGTGGGACGACTCACATTAATCAACGTCCGCACAGGGGCGCAAAAACAACTCCTACCCAAGAATGTGGAGTCTTTCCAACGCGACCCGTCTTGGTCTGCTGTAGGGGACAAACTCGCCTTCGCATGGAATAAACATCCATTGCCACCTCCCAATGCTGAAAAGCGTGTGCACGATGTGTGGCAGGACAAAACAACAATCTACATCATTAACCGCGACGGCACGGACCTCCAGCAGCTCGTCGAGGAAGCCGGTCCCTATGCACAGTCTCCAGCGTTATCGCCGGACGGAAAGGAAGTCCTCTATACACGAGAAATTAAGGGGCATTTCCAAATTTTCAAACTTGATCTAAACAGTGGGATTCGGACGCAGTTGACACATATCCTCGGGTGGAATACTGGTGGCGATTGGTTTGATCCAGCGTATGCGTTACCGGTTTCACCACAACCTCAACTGCTCACGACAACATGGGGAACACTGAAACGAGAATAG